From the Thermococcus guaymasensis DSM 11113 genome, one window contains:
- a CDS encoding DegT/DnrJ/EryC1/StrS family aminotransferase, whose translation MRKVPIAKPLIGDEEINAVVDVLKSGMLAHGKEVEAFEREFAEYLGAKHGVAVANGTAALDVALKALKIGEGDEVITTPFTFIASATSILFQRAKPVFADIDPKTYNLDPNEVLEKITDKTKAILVVHLYGQPADMKAFKEIAEDHNLYLIEDCAQAHGAQFEGQKVGTFGHIAAFSFYPTKNMTTGEGGMVVTNDDELAKRAKLIRSHGQAEKYLHVELGYNLRMTNIGGALGRVQLRKLDKWNEIRNENARKLSEGIEKIPGLTPPYVDPRVYHVFHQYVIRVEEDFPLGRDELMAKLRERGIGTAVHYPMPVHHQPLFQKLGYEKDCCPNAIEASKRVLSLPVHPAVSDEDIEYIVRTLEELSG comes from the coding sequence ATGAGGAAGGTACCAATAGCCAAGCCCCTTATAGGGGATGAGGAAATAAACGCCGTTGTTGATGTCCTGAAGAGCGGAATGCTGGCCCACGGAAAGGAGGTCGAGGCCTTCGAGAGGGAGTTTGCCGAGTACCTCGGCGCCAAGCACGGCGTTGCCGTCGCCAACGGAACCGCAGCTTTGGACGTTGCCCTCAAGGCCCTTAAAATAGGGGAGGGCGATGAAGTCATAACGACCCCCTTCACGTTCATAGCCTCCGCTACCTCAATCCTCTTCCAGAGGGCAAAACCGGTTTTCGCTGACATCGACCCCAAAACCTACAACCTCGACCCGAACGAGGTTCTCGAAAAGATAACGGACAAGACCAAGGCCATACTTGTCGTCCACCTCTACGGCCAGCCAGCTGACATGAAGGCCTTCAAAGAGATAGCCGAGGATCACAACCTCTACCTCATCGAGGACTGCGCCCAGGCACACGGTGCCCAGTTTGAAGGCCAGAAGGTCGGCACCTTCGGCCACATCGCCGCGTTCAGCTTCTACCCCACCAAGAACATGACGACGGGCGAGGGCGGAATGGTCGTTACCAACGACGACGAGCTCGCGAAGAGGGCAAAGCTCATCAGGAGCCACGGACAGGCGGAGAAGTACCTCCACGTAGAGCTCGGCTACAACCTCAGGATGACCAACATCGGCGGGGCCCTTGGTAGGGTCCAGCTCAGGAAGCTCGATAAATGGAACGAGATCCGGAACGAGAACGCGAGGAAGCTGAGCGAGGGCATTGAAAAAATCCCGGGACTTACCCCGCCCTACGTCGACCCGAGGGTCTACCACGTCTTCCACCAGTACGTCATCAGGGTTGAGGAGGACTTCCCGCTCGGCAGGGACGAGCTCATGGCGAAGCTCCGCGAGAGGGGCATAGGCACCGCCGTTCACTACCCGATGCCAGTCCACCACCAGCCGCTCTTCCAGAAGCTCGGCTATGAGAAAGACTGCTGTCCGAACGCTATCGAGGCGAGCAAGAGAGTGCTCAGCCTGCCGGTTCACCCCGCTGTGAGCGATGAGGACATCGAGTACATCGTGAGAACTCTTGAAGAGCTCTCAGGGTGA
- a CDS encoding antitoxin family protein, producing the protein MERIEVVYRNGVFVPLKKVHLKEGTKGIVVLTRGKELVEFARKHRKKVQEDVLAVFLEERR; encoded by the coding sequence TTGGAGAGAATTGAGGTAGTTTACAGGAACGGTGTGTTCGTTCCACTGAAGAAGGTTCACCTTAAGGAGGGAACGAAAGGAATAGTAGTCCTTACGAGGGGTAAAGAACTCGTGGAGTTCGCCAGAAAGCACAGGAAGAAGGTTCAGGAGGATGTCCTGGCAGTGTTCCTGGAGGAGAGACGATGA
- a CDS encoding PIN domain-containing protein, protein MIVVDTSVFVDLFFEYDRNRTRLAEQFFENVNDAPLFEPELFKIELISQLVRKFQVKNARDFGIRRFISSKVKRLLMRLQNCSGDDDNAPRWSRRCRDDGPAPRQGLLRAGQRGEG, encoded by the coding sequence ATGATCGTGGTTGATACCTCGGTTTTCGTTGATTTATTTTTTGAATACGACAGGAACAGAACGAGGTTAGCAGAGCAGTTTTTTGAAAATGTGAACGATGCTCCCCTCTTTGAGCCTGAACTTTTTAAGATTGAACTTATCTCACAGCTCGTGAGAAAGTTCCAGGTAAAGAACGCCAGGGACTTTGGAATCCGGCGTTTTATCTCCTCGAAGGTGAAAAGGTTATTGATGAGATTACAGAATTGTTCGGGAGATGATGACAATGCTCCGCGTTGGAGTCGTCGGTGTCGGGATGATGGGCCAGCACCACGTCAGGGTCTACTCCGAGCTGGCCAGAGAGGAGAAGGTTGA
- a CDS encoding UDP-N-acetylglucosamine 3-dehydrogenase — protein sequence MLRVGVVGVGMMGQHHVRVYSELAREEKVELVGIADANFERAKELAKKYGTVPYGDYRELAKENLDAVDIAVPTSLHKDVALEFISHGTSVLVEKPIADTIENARAIIQAAEEAGVTLMVGHIERFNPAVLRLKELIERGELGRVVTISAKRVGPMAKRIRDVGIIIDLGVHDIDVISYLFGKQVRTVYARAGNVLHPAGVEDHALITLGFENGTGIVETNWLTPHKTRTLNVVGTGGIAYLNYIEQSLKLYNSDWIKEAKIQKREPLRNELEHFIECVKAGKKPIVDGRAGLHALRVALLAQKSARTGKVMEVRE from the coding sequence ATGCTCCGCGTTGGAGTCGTCGGTGTCGGGATGATGGGCCAGCACCACGTCAGGGTCTACTCCGAGCTGGCCAGAGAGGAGAAGGTTGAGCTCGTTGGAATTGCCGATGCGAACTTTGAGAGGGCAAAGGAACTGGCCAAAAAATACGGGACCGTTCCTTATGGGGATTACAGGGAACTGGCAAAGGAGAACCTCGACGCCGTTGATATAGCCGTGCCAACTTCGCTCCACAAAGACGTTGCACTGGAGTTCATAAGCCATGGAACGAGCGTTCTGGTAGAGAAGCCCATAGCGGACACGATTGAAAACGCCCGGGCGATAATACAGGCGGCCGAGGAAGCTGGAGTTACCCTGATGGTTGGGCACATAGAAAGGTTTAACCCGGCGGTCCTCAGGCTGAAGGAGCTCATAGAGAGGGGAGAACTTGGAAGAGTCGTGACCATAAGCGCGAAGCGCGTCGGGCCGATGGCAAAGAGGATAAGAGACGTCGGGATAATCATAGACCTCGGTGTCCACGACATAGACGTCATAAGCTACCTCTTTGGAAAACAGGTAAGAACAGTGTACGCAAGGGCTGGAAACGTCCTCCATCCGGCAGGTGTTGAGGATCACGCGTTGATAACCCTCGGCTTCGAGAACGGAACTGGTATAGTCGAGACCAACTGGCTCACCCCCCACAAAACGAGAACCCTGAACGTGGTTGGAACCGGCGGAATAGCTTACCTCAACTACATTGAGCAGAGCCTTAAGCTCTACAACAGTGACTGGATCAAAGAGGCTAAGATACAAAAACGGGAGCCGCTGAGAAACGAGCTGGAGCACTTCATTGAATGCGTTAAAGCAGGTAAGAAGCCGATAGTCGATGGGAGAGCGGGCCTTCATGCGCTTCGCGTTGCGCTCTTGGCCCAGAAGAGCGCTAGAACGGGAAAGGTCATGGAGGTGAGAGAATGA
- a CDS encoding nucleotide sugar dehydrogenase — protein MKLIGLTREEVKEAFKNGRFTIAVYGMGKMGLPLAAVFADHGANVIGVDINEKVVEMINRGENHVKEEPGLDELVRRNVEAGRLKATTDGVWAAKQADVMVILVPTLTDERGNLKLGPVYDVAEKISGGLERGDIVITEATMPPGTTESLVPILEKSGLKLGEFGLAHAPERTMTGTAIRDITGQYPKIVGASDEKTLEAVIGIYETINRKGVIPMSSIKAAEAVKVFEGVYRDVNIALANELAMWCEEHGLDALEVFQAANTQPYCHLHMPGAGVGGHCIPVYPWFVINLAKKTNPRLTKTAREINDSMPHHVVELTVKALNEVGRPVKGSNILVLGLTFRGGVREFMKAAAKPIIKELKEWGANVYAYDPLCTREDAERFGAEWKEDFRDIDAIVITADHKEFRELDLEKLSKEVRTRVIVDGRNVLDPAEAEEKGFVYLRVGRVDFGQP, from the coding sequence ATGAAGCTGATCGGGTTAACCAGGGAAGAAGTAAAGGAAGCCTTCAAGAACGGAAGGTTTACGATAGCGGTTTATGGAATGGGAAAAATGGGCCTTCCCCTCGCGGCGGTCTTTGCCGACCACGGGGCCAACGTTATCGGTGTGGACATAAACGAAAAAGTCGTCGAAATGATAAACCGGGGCGAGAACCACGTTAAGGAAGAGCCCGGCCTCGATGAGCTGGTGAGGAGGAACGTTGAGGCTGGAAGACTAAAGGCGACCACCGATGGTGTCTGGGCTGCAAAACAGGCCGACGTTATGGTCATTCTCGTTCCGACCCTCACGGACGAGAGGGGCAATTTAAAGCTCGGCCCCGTCTATGATGTGGCCGAGAAAATCTCCGGGGGGCTTGAGAGGGGGGACATCGTGATAACCGAGGCCACTATGCCCCCCGGAACAACGGAAAGCCTCGTCCCAATCCTCGAAAAATCAGGCCTAAAGCTCGGCGAGTTTGGATTGGCTCATGCTCCGGAGAGAACGATGACGGGAACTGCGATAAGGGACATCACCGGGCAATACCCCAAGATAGTTGGCGCGAGCGATGAGAAAACCCTGGAGGCAGTCATCGGAATATACGAGACGATAAACAGGAAGGGCGTTATTCCGATGAGCTCAATAAAGGCGGCTGAAGCAGTTAAAGTCTTCGAAGGCGTTTACCGCGACGTCAACATCGCCCTCGCCAACGAGCTGGCGATGTGGTGCGAGGAGCACGGGCTGGATGCGCTTGAGGTCTTCCAGGCGGCCAACACGCAGCCCTACTGCCACCTCCACATGCCGGGGGCGGGAGTTGGAGGACACTGCATCCCCGTTTATCCTTGGTTCGTCATAAACCTTGCCAAGAAGACCAATCCAAGGCTCACAAAGACGGCAAGGGAGATTAACGATTCTATGCCACATCACGTCGTTGAGCTGACAGTCAAGGCCCTTAATGAAGTTGGAAGACCTGTGAAGGGAAGCAACATCCTCGTTCTCGGCCTGACATTCAGAGGTGGCGTTAGGGAGTTCATGAAGGCCGCGGCAAAGCCGATAATCAAGGAGCTCAAGGAGTGGGGAGCAAACGTCTACGCCTACGACCCGCTGTGCACCCGCGAAGACGCCGAGCGCTTTGGAGCAGAGTGGAAGGAGGACTTCAGGGACATCGACGCCATAGTCATCACAGCGGACCACAAAGAGTTTAGGGAGCTCGATCTGGAGAAGCTCTCGAAGGAAGTGAGGACGAGGGTAATAGTGGACGGCAGGAACGTCCTGGATCCTGCCGAGGCAGAGGAAAAGGGATTCGTGTATCTAAGGGTGGGAAGGGTTGACTTCGGACAGCCATAG
- a CDS encoding glycosyltransferase family 4 protein, producing the protein METLRIAFVYDVIYPWVKGGVEKRIYELAKRLARDHEVHIYGYKHWEGKNEIERDGIHYHGLALAPERLYLLGKRNPFPMLRLASLLRRRIGEFRGYDLVDVQNLFYPGALALKSLPNTVITWHEFWGPYWWRYLGPAGFPGWFAERLLFSAERHIAVSWKTRLDLLSAGLRKPVSLVPNGVDVEFIRSVPPDELESDVIFVGRLIPEKGVDLLLKVLVKVKEELPDVRAVIVGDGPERGRLELIARNLGLEKNVLFMGFLPYERVIALMKASKVFVLPSRREGFGMVVLEAMACGLPVVTLNAPMNAARFLVENGKSGFVVKTEGILGVLSHLLEDGTLRVKVGKKEKAILRNYSWEKIVELWLSEVNPSHP; encoded by the coding sequence ATGGAAACGCTGAGGATAGCATTCGTCTACGACGTAATCTATCCATGGGTCAAAGGTGGCGTGGAAAAGAGGATCTACGAGCTCGCCAAGAGGTTGGCTAGGGATCACGAGGTTCACATATATGGCTACAAACACTGGGAGGGAAAGAACGAGATAGAGCGCGACGGAATTCACTATCACGGGCTGGCTCTCGCGCCAGAACGGCTTTATCTCCTCGGAAAGAGGAATCCCTTTCCAATGCTCCGCCTCGCATCTCTTCTGCGTCGTAGAATCGGGGAGTTTAGGGGATACGACCTCGTCGATGTCCAGAACCTCTTCTATCCGGGGGCTCTGGCGCTGAAAAGCCTTCCCAACACTGTTATTACGTGGCACGAGTTCTGGGGCCCTTACTGGTGGAGGTATCTTGGCCCCGCGGGTTTTCCGGGATGGTTCGCGGAGCGGTTGTTGTTTTCTGCGGAACGGCACATCGCCGTCTCGTGGAAGACGAGGCTCGACCTCCTAAGCGCTGGCCTCAGGAAGCCCGTTTCGCTCGTGCCCAACGGTGTTGATGTTGAGTTCATACGGTCAGTTCCGCCGGATGAGCTCGAATCGGACGTCATATTCGTCGGCCGGCTGATCCCGGAGAAGGGCGTTGACCTCCTTCTGAAGGTGCTGGTGAAGGTAAAGGAGGAGCTCCCGGACGTTAGGGCCGTGATAGTTGGTGACGGGCCGGAGAGGGGAAGGCTGGAACTCATAGCTAGGAATCTCGGCCTCGAAAAAAACGTTCTCTTTATGGGTTTTCTGCCTTATGAGAGAGTTATAGCCCTGATGAAGGCTTCAAAGGTCTTCGTTCTTCCGTCACGGAGGGAGGGATTTGGTATGGTAGTGCTTGAGGCCATGGCCTGCGGTCTGCCCGTTGTCACGCTCAATGCCCCGATGAACGCCGCGAGGTTTCTGGTGGAGAACGGGAAGAGCGGGTTCGTTGTGAAAACTGAAGGTATTCTTGGAGTTTTGAGTCATCTTTTGGAGGATGGCACTTTGAGAGTTAAGGTGGGAAAAAAAGAGAAGGCTATTTTGAGGAATTATTCGTGGGAAAAAATTGTGGAGCTATGGCTGTCCGAAGTCAACCCTTCCCACCCTTAG
- a CDS encoding sugar phosphate nucleotidyltransferase: MKVLIMAGGYATRLWPITKDHPKALLPVGEKRIIDYILEKALELDLPVYISTNRFFESHFRPIAEKYGVELIVEDTLHEEEKLGTIGAMKKAVEELGMDDYLVIAGDNLFSFSLQDFLARYSGETLIAVYDVGDLELAKRYGVVVLEGDRVVAFEEKPAQPRSTLISTGVYVFPERVMGLLDEYLSNGNRDSPGYFVQWLLERGEPIKAYRFSEYWYDIGSADSYLEALRTLLRESHIEEIQISPYSKIIPPVVIKRGAKILGRSIIGPFAYIGEDCVIENSDVSDSIIFRKTVIRSSTIWRSIIDERCEIRNLELRKSLVGGHAKIQRGE, translated from the coding sequence ATGAAAGTCCTAATCATGGCAGGCGGCTATGCAACTCGTCTGTGGCCCATAACTAAAGACCACCCCAAAGCGTTGCTCCCGGTCGGGGAAAAGAGGATAATCGACTACATCCTTGAAAAGGCCCTTGAGCTAGACCTGCCCGTCTATATCTCCACGAACCGCTTCTTCGAGTCCCACTTCAGGCCGATTGCAGAGAAATACGGCGTCGAGCTCATCGTCGAGGACACGCTCCACGAGGAGGAGAAGCTCGGGACGATTGGGGCCATGAAGAAGGCCGTTGAGGAGCTCGGCATGGACGACTACCTCGTCATAGCTGGCGACAACCTCTTCTCGTTCTCGCTCCAAGACTTCCTTGCCCGCTACTCTGGAGAGACGCTCATAGCGGTCTACGACGTCGGCGACCTTGAGCTCGCGAAGCGCTACGGCGTTGTTGTCCTTGAAGGCGACAGGGTTGTGGCCTTTGAGGAGAAGCCGGCTCAGCCGCGCTCGACTCTCATAAGCACCGGCGTCTATGTTTTCCCTGAGAGGGTTATGGGACTCCTCGACGAGTATCTGAGCAATGGGAACAGGGATTCACCGGGCTACTTCGTCCAGTGGCTCCTCGAACGGGGGGAGCCGATTAAGGCCTACCGCTTCTCCGAGTACTGGTACGACATAGGCTCCGCTGATAGTTACCTTGAAGCCCTGAGAACACTTTTGAGGGAGAGCCACATTGAGGAGATCCAGATAAGCCCCTACTCAAAGATAATTCCGCCGGTGGTTATAAAGCGCGGGGCAAAGATACTCGGGCGCTCCATAATCGGGCCCTTCGCCTACATCGGCGAGGACTGCGTCATTGAGAACTCCGACGTCAGCGACTCGATAATCTTCAGGAAGACTGTCATCAGGAGCTCGACGATATGGCGCTCCATAATAGACGAGAGGTGCGAGATAAGGAACCTCGAGCTCAGGAAGAGCCTGGTTGGAGGCCACGCGAAGATACAGCGTGGAGAGTGA
- the mntA gene encoding type VII toxin-antitoxin system MntA family adenylyltransferase antitoxin, whose product MQVYTLSREEKEKIIELLRGYLLKSEEVVFAYLHGSFTEDRPFRDIDIAVYVKGSVSPFCEEELEDELSRLIGLPVDVRILNSAPVTFRFRAIGGLLLFSRDEKARCDFEERTMREYHDYSYYLNIYRREALGIR is encoded by the coding sequence ATGCAGGTCTACACGCTGAGCAGGGAAGAAAAGGAAAAAATCATTGAATTACTCAGAGGATACCTCCTGAAAAGTGAGGAGGTAGTTTTTGCCTACCTGCACGGCTCATTTACTGAAGATAGGCCTTTTAGGGACATTGATATTGCCGTCTATGTAAAGGGCAGTGTTTCCCCATTTTGCGAGGAAGAGCTTGAAGATGAGCTCTCAAGGTTGATAGGGCTTCCCGTCGATGTCAGGATTCTTAACAGCGCACCGGTGACCTTCAGGTTCCGGGCCATTGGGGGTCTGCTCCTCTTTAGCCGGGACGAGAAAGCTCGGTGTGACTTCGAGGAGAGGACGATGAGAGAGTACCATGACTATTCCTACTACCTAAACATTTACCGGAGGGAGGCCCTTGGAATACGATGA
- a CDS encoding NAD-dependent epimerase/dehydratase family protein, with protein MKALVTGGAGFIGSHLVDGLMERGHEVRVLDDLSAGTLDNIKRWLDHERFEFIKGDMRDAELVKKAVKGVEVVFHLAANPEVRIGSQSPELLYETNVLITYNLLNAIKDSNVQYLVFTSSSTVYGDAEVIPTPEDYAPLEPISVYGGAKLAAEALISGYAHTFDFKALIFRLANIIGERSNHGVIYDFINKLKKNPNELEILGDGTQRKSYLHVSDTVEGMLHIFEHFKKSEKTVDFYNLGNDDWITVKEIAEIVSREMGLKPRFVFTGGVDGGRGWKGDVKFMRLSIEKAKATGWRPRLNSCEAVRRTVRELLKT; from the coding sequence ATGAAGGCCCTTGTGACAGGTGGAGCAGGCTTCATAGGTTCTCACCTCGTTGATGGGCTCATGGAGCGGGGGCATGAGGTAAGGGTTCTCGACGATCTAAGCGCGGGCACTCTGGACAACATAAAGCGGTGGCTCGACCACGAGCGCTTCGAGTTCATAAAGGGCGACATGAGAGACGCTGAACTCGTTAAGAAAGCTGTTAAGGGTGTTGAAGTCGTCTTTCACCTTGCCGCCAATCCGGAGGTAAGAATAGGCTCCCAGAGCCCCGAACTGCTCTACGAGACCAACGTTCTCATAACCTACAACCTCCTCAACGCGATAAAGGACTCAAACGTGCAATATCTCGTCTTCACGAGTTCTTCTACCGTCTACGGCGACGCTGAAGTCATTCCCACGCCCGAGGACTACGCCCCGCTCGAACCGATAAGCGTCTACGGAGGGGCGAAGCTCGCTGCCGAGGCCCTGATAAGCGGCTACGCACACACCTTCGACTTCAAAGCCTTAATCTTCCGCCTGGCGAACATCATAGGCGAGCGCTCGAACCACGGCGTCATCTACGACTTCATAAACAAGCTCAAGAAGAACCCAAATGAGCTTGAGATACTCGGTGATGGGACTCAGAGAAAGAGCTACCTCCACGTGAGCGACACGGTAGAGGGCATGCTCCACATCTTCGAGCACTTCAAGAAGTCCGAAAAGACCGTCGATTTTTACAACCTCGGCAACGACGACTGGATAACCGTGAAGGAGATAGCGGAGATAGTGAGCAGGGAGATGGGGCTGAAGCCGAGGTTCGTTTTCACCGGCGGCGTTGATGGCGGTCGCGGCTGGAAGGGAGACGTCAAGTTCATGCGCCTGAGCATAGAGAAGGCAAAGGCCACAGGCTGGAGGCCGAGGCTCAACAGCTGTGAGGCAGTGAGGAGAACCGTTCGGGAGCTCTTGAAAACATGA
- a CDS encoding site-2 protease family protein has translation MVSTLIVVITAIIAFWVLVYAIFGRREEEEVEEEGVAVDLFVIMWRTKRVLGFIDRLAAKGKKFWKVYGDVGIALGFLGMAFVFYALLRTAIATIKTHGEQAGVQLVIPGLTIPLWYGLVGLAVVMIVHELSHGVVARADKLPLKSVGLVLFFIIPGAFVEPDEEELKKAPLRTRLRVYGAGSLANLLVALLALLIMNFALTPLLQPAGIEVAGVISDSPASGVLEKGDVIVAINGTAIKTLEDFEKFINTTRPNQTIAITVLREGEEKTVTLKLGARDDDPSRPFIGIYLGQHYKSRIGHENIVFPLFFSFYWIYFLNLGIGLMNLFPLVPLDGGRMLDDVLKEYLPESIAKPIRYGVIMGGLLLLGLNLWPAIMNLAR, from the coding sequence ATGGTCAGCACGCTCATTGTTGTCATAACTGCAATCATAGCATTTTGGGTGCTAGTTTATGCCATATTCGGGAGGAGAGAGGAAGAGGAAGTCGAGGAAGAGGGTGTTGCCGTTGATCTGTTCGTGATAATGTGGAGAACGAAGAGAGTACTCGGATTCATAGACAGGCTTGCGGCCAAGGGAAAGAAGTTCTGGAAGGTCTACGGAGACGTCGGGATAGCCCTTGGGTTCCTCGGAATGGCCTTCGTCTTCTACGCCCTTCTAAGAACCGCCATAGCCACGATCAAAACCCACGGAGAGCAGGCCGGAGTCCAGCTCGTCATTCCAGGACTGACAATTCCCCTCTGGTACGGCCTCGTCGGGCTTGCAGTAGTCATGATCGTCCACGAACTGAGCCACGGAGTAGTTGCACGGGCAGACAAACTTCCCCTCAAATCCGTTGGGCTGGTTCTGTTCTTCATTATCCCCGGCGCCTTCGTGGAGCCAGATGAGGAGGAGCTCAAAAAGGCCCCCCTGAGGACGAGACTTAGGGTTTACGGCGCTGGTTCACTCGCCAACCTCCTCGTGGCTTTACTTGCACTCCTCATAATGAACTTCGCCCTAACGCCCCTTCTTCAGCCGGCCGGCATCGAGGTGGCAGGTGTCATAAGCGATTCTCCCGCCTCGGGAGTCCTCGAAAAGGGTGACGTCATAGTTGCAATAAACGGGACGGCGATAAAGACGCTCGAGGACTTCGAGAAGTTCATAAACACCACAAGACCCAACCAGACCATCGCGATAACCGTACTGAGGGAGGGAGAAGAAAAAACGGTGACCCTAAAGCTTGGGGCAAGGGACGACGACCCCAGCAGGCCGTTCATAGGCATCTACCTCGGCCAGCACTACAAATCAAGGATAGGCCATGAAAACATAGTGTTCCCGCTGTTCTTCTCGTTCTACTGGATATACTTCCTGAACCTCGGAATCGGCCTGATGAACCTCTTCCCGCTGGTTCCGCTGGACGGTGGAAGAATGCTCGACGACGTGCTGAAGGAGTACCTCCCAGAAAGCATTGCAAAGCCCATTAGATACGGGGTAATCATGGGTGGTCTCCTGCTGCTTGGCCTCAACCTCTGGCCGGCGATAATGAACCTAGCCCGATGA
- a CDS encoding TIGR00269 family protein, translating into MAKCSKCGRPAVYHARYTGRYYCHKHFNEMVEKKFKETIKRYHLIEKGERIGVGVSGGKDSVVLMHLLAKLREKFPFELVAITIDEGIAGYRPPSVEIAKRNAKKLGIEHRIYSFKEYIGFTLDETVEIMGSFEKGERVGACSYCGVWRRWLLNYAAKDVEADKLAVGHNLDDEVQMFIMNILRGDIARLGRTGPYYEEIHPELVPRIKPLREIPEKEIVLYAVLNNIEVDLSECPYAVEAFRAEIRDWLNEMEERHPGTKYQILRSYDKLFPLIAKTYTKKTSELNRCKICGQPTTGEICKACQFRLQVERKARKKGLTFRVE; encoded by the coding sequence ATGGCGAAGTGTTCAAAGTGCGGTCGTCCAGCGGTCTACCACGCGCGCTACACGGGCAGATACTACTGCCACAAGCACTTCAACGAGATGGTGGAGAAGAAGTTCAAGGAGACAATCAAGAGGTACCACCTCATAGAGAAGGGCGAGAGGATAGGGGTTGGTGTGAGCGGCGGAAAGGACAGCGTTGTTCTAATGCACCTCTTAGCAAAGCTCCGCGAGAAGTTCCCCTTCGAGCTGGTCGCGATAACGATTGACGAGGGCATAGCCGGTTACAGGCCTCCAAGCGTTGAGATAGCGAAGAGGAACGCGAAGAAGCTCGGAATAGAGCACCGCATCTATTCATTCAAGGAGTACATCGGCTTCACCCTCGACGAGACAGTAGAGATAATGGGAAGCTTCGAGAAGGGCGAGCGCGTTGGAGCGTGCTCCTACTGCGGTGTCTGGAGGCGCTGGCTTCTCAACTATGCGGCGAAGGACGTTGAAGCCGACAAGTTAGCTGTAGGTCACAACCTCGACGATGAGGTCCAGATGTTCATAATGAATATCCTGCGCGGTGACATAGCCCGGCTGGGAAGAACCGGCCCCTACTACGAGGAGATACATCCGGAGCTGGTTCCAAGGATAAAGCCCCTCCGCGAGATTCCGGAGAAGGAGATTGTCCTCTACGCGGTTCTAAACAACATAGAGGTCGATTTGAGCGAGTGCCCCTACGCGGTCGAGGCATTTAGGGCGGAAATCCGCGACTGGCTCAACGAGATGGAGGAGAGGCATCCGGGAACAAAGTATCAAATCCTCAGGAGCTACGACAAGCTCTTCCCGCTCATAGCGAAGACCTACACGAAGAAAACCAGCGAGCTGAACCGCTGTAAGATATGCGGCCAGCCGACGACGGGAGAGATATGCAAGGCCTGCCAGTTCCGACTTCAGGTCGAGAGAAAGGCGAGGAAGAAGGGGCTGACGTTCAGGGTTGAGTAG
- a CDS encoding ribbon-helix-helix domain-containing protein — protein sequence MAERVEYPISVRLPGYVVRKIDELIEKREFRSRSDFIKFAVTFTLGQMMLEEAKELAKNLSEEEIKAESEKARKKLERGEFEDEERGVKETLRDVEREYRKLMGAE from the coding sequence ATGGCCGAGAGAGTGGAGTACCCGATTTCCGTTAGACTGCCGGGCTACGTCGTCAGGAAGATAGACGAGCTCATAGAGAAAAGGGAATTCCGGAGTCGTTCGGACTTCATAAAGTTCGCCGTCACCTTTACACTCGGCCAGATGATGCTCGAAGAAGCAAAGGAGCTGGCAAAGAACCTTAGCGAGGAGGAAATCAAAGCGGAAAGCGAGAAAGCCCGGAAGAAACTGGAGAGAGGGGAATTTGAGGACGAAGAGAGAGGAGTGAAAGAAACTCTCAGGGATGTCGAGAGGGAATACCGGAAGCTAATGGGTGCCGAGTGA